Proteins encoded together in one Kingella oralis window:
- the pgl gene encoding 6-phosphogluconolactonase, with protein sequence MSITFTETASAAQSAQALAEAVAQNLRDTLATQERATLAVSGGKSPIAFFQALSRQDLDWARVNITLVDERIVPTAHADSNTGLVRQHLLQNRATAATWLPMIDDAASEGSLKTPAAAVEFALRHYVQPDVLVLGMGGDGHTASIFPQAPQFADAVRADYPQPLLHTSPITAPHERISMTLAAIEATPHVYLAIAGAEKRAVYQQATQGAQQQHPVSFVLNSQKVTPHVFYHA encoded by the coding sequence ATGAGCATCACATTCACCGAAACCGCCTCCGCCGCCCAATCCGCGCAAGCCCTTGCCGAAGCCGTCGCCCAAAACCTGCGCGACACGCTAGCAACGCAAGAACGCGCCACGCTTGCCGTATCGGGCGGCAAATCGCCCATCGCCTTTTTCCAAGCGTTAAGCCGGCAAGATTTGGACTGGGCGCGGGTCAACATCACGCTGGTAGACGAGCGCATCGTCCCCACCGCCCACGCCGACAGCAACACCGGCTTGGTGCGCCAACACCTGCTGCAAAACCGCGCCACCGCGGCGACATGGCTGCCGATGATTGACGATGCCGCCAGCGAAGGCAGCCTGAAAACCCCTGCCGCCGCCGTTGAATTTGCCCTGCGCCATTATGTGCAACCCGATGTGCTGGTGCTGGGCATGGGCGGCGACGGGCACACCGCCAGCATCTTCCCGCAAGCCCCGCAGTTTGCCGATGCCGTGCGCGCCGATTACCCCCAGCCCCTGCTGCATACCAGCCCCATCACTGCGCCGCACGAGCGCATCAGCATGACGCTGGCCGCCATCGAAGCCACGCCGCACGTTTATCTCGCCATCGCAGGCGCGGAAAAACGGGCGGTGTACCAACAAGCCACACAAGGCGCGCAGCAACAGCATCCTGTCAGTTTCGTTCTCAACAGCCAAAAGGTAACCCCCCATGTCTTCTACCACGCCTGA
- the leuE gene encoding leucine efflux protein LeuE produces the protein MYGIIDFPLYLIGAVTIVLIPGPNSLYCLAVATQQGARQAAKVMAAIFLGDSVLILCAVGGAASLLKSHPLLFGALKCAGGLYLAYLGINMLRGAWAARRRTAAQAPAQTLSNIHTHDNVFRHALLLSLSNPKAALFFLSFFIPFVNPRYPHPALSFFILAAVMQTLSMCYLATLALAGDKLLAKLRHKRNLAALGAAAVGLLFCLFAVKLWQSVFFA, from the coding sequence ATGTACGGCATCATAGATTTCCCCTTATATCTTATCGGCGCGGTTACCATTGTGTTGATACCCGGTCCCAATTCGCTCTATTGCCTTGCCGTTGCCACCCAACAAGGCGCGCGCCAAGCAGCCAAAGTGATGGCGGCTATTTTCCTTGGCGACAGCGTGCTGATTTTATGCGCCGTGGGCGGTGCCGCCTCGCTGCTCAAAAGCCACCCCCTATTGTTTGGCGCACTCAAATGCGCGGGCGGCTTATACCTTGCCTATCTCGGCATCAATATGCTGCGCGGCGCATGGGCAGCCCGCCGCCGTACCGCTGCCCAAGCCCCCGCCCAAACCCTATCCAACATACACACCCACGACAACGTCTTCCGCCACGCCCTGCTACTGAGCCTATCCAACCCCAAAGCCGCCCTGTTTTTCCTATCGTTCTTTATCCCCTTTGTGAACCCGCGCTACCCCCACCCTGCGCTCAGCTTCTTTATCCTTGCCGCCGTGATGCAAACGCTCAGCATGTGCTACCTAGCCACCCTTGCCCTAGCAGGCGACAAACTGCTCGCCAAACTGCGCCACAAACGCAACCTTGCCGCGCTTGGTGCCGCCGCTGTCGGCTTACTCTTTTGCCTGTTTGCCGTTAAACTTTGGCAGTCTGTGTTTTTTGCTTGA
- a CDS encoding histidine phosphatase family protein, with amino-acid sequence MPATLNLYLIRHGQTEYNAAGIVQGWCDSPLTAEGKAGAAQTGNAIAQAQIPFAAAYCSTSPRTAATAQIILQHARQPHITPVALDDLREYHFGSFERQPSRHIHQTIAQELGYDSTEDWLADYRSGKHSNNQLMHTLHRIDPAAEQESQFIRRLHRGIQHIIANSLADINQGSLKTSNARFCEATTESSAQNVLIVSHGMAITALLRSINPQAIAYRSVPNASATLLRYNLTGGLQIIGEAGKAL; translated from the coding sequence ATGCCCGCCACCCTCAACCTCTATCTTATCCGCCACGGGCAAACCGAATACAACGCCGCAGGCATCGTGCAAGGCTGGTGCGACTCCCCGCTCACCGCCGAAGGCAAAGCAGGCGCCGCGCAAACAGGCAACGCCATCGCCCAAGCCCAAATCCCCTTTGCCGCCGCCTATTGCAGCACCAGCCCGCGCACCGCCGCCACCGCGCAAATCATCCTACAACACGCCCGCCAGCCGCACATCACGCCCGTCGCGTTGGACGACCTGCGCGAATACCACTTCGGCTCGTTTGAACGACAACCCTCGCGCCACATCCACCAAACCATCGCGCAAGAATTGGGCTACGACAGCACGGAAGACTGGCTCGCCGACTACCGCAGCGGCAAACACAGCAACAACCAACTGATGCACACGCTGCACCGCATCGACCCCGCCGCCGAGCAAGAAAGCCAATTCATCCGCCGCCTGCATCGCGGCATCCAACACATCATCGCCAACAGCCTTGCCGATATAAATCAAGGCAGCCTGAAAACGAGCAACGCGCGTTTCTGCGAAGCTACAACCGAATCTTCCGCGCAAAACGTGTTAATCGTATCGCACGGCATGGCCATTACCGCCCTGTTGCGCAGCATCAACCCGCAAGCCATCGCCTACCGCAGCGTGCCCAACGCCAGCGCCACCCTGCTGCGCTACAACCTTACCGGCGGCTTGCAGATTATCGGCGAAGCGGGCAAAGCGTTGTAA
- a CDS encoding GIY-YIG nuclease family protein, translated as MNWCVYLLLCANGALYAGISNRPQARLAAHLAGKGAKYTRSHRAREMRIVACCLDRSAASKLERVLKRMTAAQKRALWETGQPVAANKNEAA; from the coding sequence ATGAATTGGTGTGTTTATTTATTGTTGTGCGCCAACGGCGCGTTATACGCGGGCATCAGCAACCGCCCGCAGGCGCGGCTGGCGGCGCATTTGGCGGGCAAGGGGGCGAAATACACCCGCAGCCATCGGGCGCGGGAAATGCGGATTGTGGCGTGCTGTTTGGACCGCAGCGCGGCGAGCAAGCTGGAACGGGTGTTGAAACGGATGACGGCGGCGCAAAAGCGCGCGCTGTGGGAAACGGGGCAACCTGTTGCTGCGAATAAAAACGAGGCAGCCTGA
- a CDS encoding PepSY domain-containing protein: protein MKKTILASIILSLGFAALPAQAKNGGGYISRAKAVSIAKARVGGGKVDNVDFERSSHHGAYYEIDIENRKGEYEVRVNAKTGKVISVHRDDDHDHDDDDHHHHDHHHHDDHHHDGM from the coding sequence ATGAAAAAAACCATCCTAGCCAGCATCATCCTGTCGCTTGGCTTTGCCGCTTTGCCTGCGCAAGCGAAAAACGGCGGCGGCTACATCAGCCGCGCCAAAGCCGTCTCCATCGCCAAAGCCCGCGTGGGCGGCGGCAAAGTGGATAATGTGGATTTTGAACGCAGCAGCCACCACGGCGCGTACTACGAAATCGACATTGAAAACCGCAAAGGCGAATACGAAGTGCGCGTGAATGCCAAAACCGGCAAAGTGATTTCCGTGCACCGCGATGATGACCATGACCACGACGACGATGACCACCATCACCATGACCACCATCACCATGACGACCATCACCACGACGGGATGTAA
- the hslO gene encoding Hsp33 family molecular chaperone HslO — MTNQRTRFIFDNQPIRGIHVQLTDVWQHIAQQKPYPKAIRRALGELLAAGAILSSNLKLDGTLIVQVQGQGSLKMLVVEATSEDTVRATARWDETAAIADDADLTQLLGDNSVFVLTVQPKNGEPWQGVVPLEGGSIADMLMHYMTRSEQLQTHIALAADDNHIGGLLLQRLPEEELDDAAWEHVTALASTLTATELLHLDAQNLLYRLFHETPPRVFPAENLEFACTCSRGKVSDMLLMLGGEEVGKVVAEEGSITVDCDFCNQHYTFDETDINALFGMDVVAAVQRHPAH, encoded by the coding sequence ATGACCAACCAACGCACCCGCTTTATTTTTGATAACCAGCCCATTCGCGGCATCCACGTTCAGCTTACCGACGTGTGGCAACACATCGCCCAGCAAAAACCCTACCCCAAAGCCATCCGCCGCGCCCTAGGCGAACTGCTGGCCGCCGGCGCGATTCTATCCAGCAATTTGAAACTGGACGGCACACTCATCGTGCAAGTGCAAGGGCAAGGCAGCCTGAAAATGCTGGTGGTGGAAGCCACCTCCGAAGACACCGTGCGCGCCACCGCCCGCTGGGACGAAACCGCCGCCATCGCCGATGATGCCGATTTAACCCAACTGTTGGGCGACAACAGCGTGTTCGTGCTCACCGTGCAGCCCAAAAACGGCGAACCGTGGCAAGGTGTCGTGCCGCTGGAAGGCGGCAGCATCGCCGATATGCTGATGCACTACATGACCCGCAGCGAACAGCTGCAAACCCACATCGCCCTCGCCGCAGACGACAACCACATCGGCGGCTTGCTGCTGCAACGCCTGCCCGAAGAAGAGCTGGACGATGCCGCATGGGAACACGTTACCGCCCTCGCCAGCACGCTCACCGCCACCGAGCTGCTGCATTTGGACGCGCAAAATCTGCTGTATCGCCTGTTCCACGAAACTCCGCCGCGCGTGTTCCCCGCCGAAAATTTGGAGTTCGCCTGCACCTGCTCGCGCGGCAAAGTGAGCGACATGCTGCTGATGCTCGGCGGCGAAGAAGTGGGTAAAGTGGTGGCCGAAGAAGGCAGCATCACCGTGGATTGCGATTTCTGCAACCAACACTACACCTTCGACGAAACCGACATCAACGCGCTGT
- a CDS encoding UbiX family flavin prenyltransferase: MVQRLIIGISGASGFAYGCKALQLLRAVPQVETHLVVSKGAELTRASETAFSRDEVHALADVVHPIGNLAAGIASGSFRTAGMLVAPCSMRTLSAIAHATSDNLLTRAADVTLKERRRLVLMVRETPLNLAHLDNMRRVSEMGGIVFPPVPALYMQPESVDDIITQSVVRALGLLGIELVAQQEWQPEK; encoded by the coding sequence ATGGTTCAACGTTTGATTATCGGCATCAGCGGCGCAAGCGGGTTTGCCTATGGCTGCAAGGCTTTGCAACTGCTGCGAGCCGTGCCTCAGGTGGAAACGCATTTGGTGGTGTCCAAAGGGGCGGAGCTTACCCGCGCTTCGGAAACGGCGTTCAGCCGCGACGAAGTGCACGCGCTGGCGGATGTGGTGCATCCGATTGGCAATCTGGCGGCGGGCATCGCCAGCGGCTCGTTCCGCACGGCGGGGATGCTGGTTGCGCCCTGCTCCATGCGCACGCTATCGGCAATTGCCCATGCCACCAGCGATAATTTGCTTACGCGCGCGGCGGATGTAACGCTCAAAGAGCGGCGGCGGCTGGTGTTGATGGTGCGCGAAACGCCGCTGAACCTCGCCCATTTGGACAATATGCGCCGCGTAAGCGAAATGGGCGGCATCGTGTTCCCGCCCGTGCCCGCGCTTTATATGCAGCCTGAAAGCGTTGACGACATCATCACGCAAAGCGTGGTGCGCGCGTTGGGCTTGCTGGGGATAGAGTTGGTAGCGCAGCAAGAATGGCAGCCTGAAAAGTGA
- a CDS encoding phosphatase PAP2 family protein — translation MEFSDYFVNLVLSGILIVGAYQFYFFTQRHPLRKPIVWHSPVDEAIPFKPQWSWVYSFLYYPAILYLNLLAEDSGHFNKMAFSFLVLLFMQMIFFWLFPVSTPEHWRSINTGKTWSEKFLLFVQKFDQSTNCFPSMHVSVAMLTTLHAWSGLGAWGLLFPLLIALSCVYTKQHYLVDLPAGALLGCLAYVVYGWVA, via the coding sequence ATGGAATTTAGCGACTACTTCGTCAATCTGGTATTAAGCGGCATCTTAATCGTTGGCGCGTATCAGTTTTATTTTTTCACCCAACGCCATCCGCTGCGCAAACCCATCGTATGGCACTCGCCCGTGGATGAAGCCATCCCGTTCAAACCGCAATGGTCTTGGGTGTACAGCTTTTTGTATTACCCCGCCATTTTGTATCTGAACCTGCTTGCCGAAGACAGCGGCCATTTCAACAAAATGGCGTTCAGCTTTTTGGTATTGCTGTTTATGCAGATGATTTTTTTCTGGCTGTTTCCCGTCTCCACGCCCGAGCATTGGCGCAGCATCAACACCGGCAAAACGTGGTCGGAAAAATTTTTGCTGTTCGTGCAAAAGTTTGACCAATCCACCAACTGCTTCCCCAGTATGCACGTTTCCGTTGCCATGCTCACCACGCTGCACGCATGGAGCGGCTTGGGCGCGTGGGGGCTGCTGTTCCCGCTGTTGATTGCCCTATCGTGCGTGTACACCAAGCAGCATTATCTGGTTGACCTGCCTGCCGGCGCGTTGCTCGGCTGCCTGGCTTATGTGGTGTACGGCTGGGTGGCATAA
- a CDS encoding glucokinase, whose translation MSSTTPDYPRLIADIGGTNARFALETARQQFEHIEVLPCADYDTIVDAAKEYLKRAGNPSVRNAAIAIANPIVGDWVQMTNHHWAFSIETTRQALHLDNLLLLNDFTAQALAITQTAAADLVQVGGAQPIEHAPKAVIGPGTGLGVSGLIPTPSGAYVPLAGEGGHTSFPPFDDAEIMVWQYAKRKHGHVSAERFLSGSGLMLIHEALAEREGVKRQKLTAAEISEKALSGTSPLCRLTLDMFCAMLGTVASNLALTLGARGGVYLCGGIIPRFIDYFQSSPFRQRFESKGRFDAYLAAIPVYIVQSRYPGIVGAAVALDNHLQHSQ comes from the coding sequence ATGTCTTCTACCACGCCTGATTATCCCCGCCTGATTGCCGACATCGGCGGCACCAACGCCCGCTTCGCGCTGGAAACCGCGCGGCAGCAGTTTGAACACATCGAAGTGCTGCCCTGCGCCGACTACGACACCATCGTGGATGCCGCCAAAGAATATTTGAAACGCGCGGGCAACCCCAGCGTGCGCAACGCCGCCATCGCCATCGCCAACCCCATCGTGGGCGACTGGGTGCAAATGACCAACCACCACTGGGCGTTTTCCATTGAAACCACGCGCCAAGCCCTGCATTTGGACAACCTGCTGCTGCTCAACGACTTCACCGCGCAAGCGCTCGCCATCACCCAAACCGCCGCCGCCGATTTGGTGCAGGTGGGCGGCGCGCAGCCGATTGAACACGCCCCCAAAGCCGTCATCGGGCCGGGCACAGGCTTGGGCGTAAGCGGGCTTATTCCCACGCCCAGCGGCGCATACGTTCCTCTTGCGGGCGAGGGCGGGCACACCAGCTTTCCCCCATTTGACGATGCCGAAATCATGGTGTGGCAATACGCCAAGCGCAAACACGGACACGTTTCTGCCGAACGCTTTTTAAGCGGCTCGGGTTTAATGTTGATTCACGAGGCCCTTGCCGAGCGCGAAGGCGTGAAACGGCAAAAGCTCACCGCCGCCGAAATCAGCGAAAAAGCCCTCAGCGGCACCTCGCCCCTTTGCCGCTTAACGCTGGATATGTTCTGCGCCATGCTCGGCACGGTCGCCTCCAACCTAGCACTCACGCTGGGCGCGCGCGGCGGCGTGTATCTATGCGGCGGCATCATCCCGCGCTTTATCGATTATTTTCAATCGTCGCCGTTTCGCCAGCGTTTTGAAAGCAAAGGGCGGTTTGATGCCTATCTGGCCGCCATCCCCGTTTACATCGTGCAAAGCCGATACCCCGGCATCGTGGGCGCGGCGGTGGCGCTGGATAACCATTTGCAGCATTCGCAGTAA
- a CDS encoding nuclear transport factor 2 family protein: MTDFDRIYTQWHEYAQTRNTEALINLYADDAQFESPLVPIIMQQENGVLHGRAEILAFLQEGTRRRPNELVRWYRTGRYFVSGDTLVWEYPRHTPDGNQVDILELMQIQNGKIQAHRIYWGWFGTQMLIQFAQRKA, encoded by the coding sequence ATGACCGACTTTGACCGCATCTACACCCAATGGCACGAATACGCCCAAACCCGCAACACCGAAGCCCTGATTAACCTTTACGCCGATGATGCCCAATTTGAAAGCCCGCTCGTCCCCATCATCATGCAGCAAGAAAACGGCGTGCTACACGGGCGCGCCGAAATTCTCGCCTTTTTGCAAGAAGGCACGCGCCGCCGCCCCAATGAGCTGGTGCGCTGGTATCGCACGGGGCGATATTTTGTCTCAGGCGACACGCTGGTGTGGGAATACCCGCGCCACACGCCCGATGGCAACCAAGTGGATATTTTGGAACTGATGCAAATCCAAAACGGTAAAATCCAAGCGCACCGCATCTATTGGGGCTGGTTTGGCACGCAAATGCTGATACAGTTCGCCCAGCGCAAAGCCTAA